The Ranitomeya variabilis isolate aRanVar5 chromosome 7, aRanVar5.hap1, whole genome shotgun sequence genome includes a window with the following:
- the MAFK gene encoding transcription factor MafK isoform X2, which translates to MTTNLKPNKALKVKKEAGENAPVLSDDELVSMSVRELNQHLRGLSKEDIIRLKQRRRTLKNRGYAASCRVKRVTQKEELERQRVELQQEVDKLARENSSMKLELDALRSKYEALQTFARTVARGPITPTKVATTSVITIVKSADISASIPFSAAS; encoded by the coding sequence GCGGGAGAGAACGCCCCAGTATTAAGCGATGATGAGCTCGTGTCAATGTCTGTGCGGGAGCTAAACCAGCACCTCCGAGGTCTCTCAAAAGAGGATATCATCCGCCTGAAGCAACGTAGGCGCACCCTGAAAAACCGCGGCTACGCTGCCAGCTGCCGAGTAAAGCGCGTCACCCAAAAAGAGGAGCTGGAGAGACAGCGCGTGGAGTTACAGCAAGAAGTGGATAAGCTTGCGCGAGAGAACTCCAGCATGAAGCTTGAGCTGGATGCTCTACGGTCCAAGTACGAAGCCCTCCAAACCTTCGCCCGCACAGTCGCCAGGGGCCCCATCACCCCGACCAAGGTCGCCACCACCAGCGTCATCACCATCGTGAAGTCTGCCGACATATCGGCATCCATACCCTTCTCCGCAGCGTCCTAG